The window AATGtgcagttggggcacctgggtggctcagttggtgaggcacctgccctcagctcaggtcaggatcccggggtcctatgATCAAGCCCAGcccctggctctgtgctcagcatggaagtctacttgtccctctccctcggctcctcccccttgctcatcctcgctcgctctctctcaaataaataaaatctttaaaaacagcaacaacaaaatgtgCAGTTAATCACAGAATCAATCTCAGACATGCTATTCTGTTGTTATCAAGTTTGAGAGAAGAATTATATGAGTTTCATAcacaaaaaatttcaaagaatgcTTGATAaagtatgtgttcaataaatgttattagcTATTCAACAATAGCTAATAGTATTCATCTCTTACTAAGATTGCTGGCAGATATAATTAGTCACCAATCCAGAGTGTATACCATATCCTGGTAAATAGGGATATGATACTAAGAGGTGCAATTGTTATATTTCAATGAGCCACTTCGGTTGCTAAAGATTCCATTGACCATGGGGATCCACTTTGTACAGTTCCTCCATGGCCATTGTTGAGGTCTGTACACCTTACTGATCAATTTGCTTTGGGGATAGATGAAGGAACATGGGGGATGTTTCATAGCCTGAGCCACACATAAGAGGCCAGAGAGGATGTCTTGAGGCACAGTGACTAAAGATGCCATACTAACATTTCCACCTTTCTATGCTGCATCATGCTGCCTTGGCTAATGGCAAGGTTCTGCCTTGCATAATGGGGGAATTCTGGAGCCTGACATACTTTCCTGGGTTTTCCCCTTGGAAGATCTCCAAATCTATCTGGAGATTCTCTTGCCTTTACATGACTCTTGACCTAGCACATGTACACCTCTCACCACATGTATGCTACTGCAGGCCCTCCAAGAAGCATATACCAAGATAAGATTAAGTGAGCAAGAAATACATTAGAAGAAACCCcaggagaatataaataatagtgaaagggaataaaggggaaaggagaaaaaataagtgggaaatatcagaaagggagacagaacatggaagactcctaactctgggaaacgaactaggggtggtggaaggggagcagGCCAGgaggtggaggtgactgggtggcgggcactgaggtgggcacttgaaaggatgagcactgggtgttattctgtatgttggcaaattgaacaccaataaaaaataaatttattattattattattattatgaagaagaagaaggaggaggaggaggaggaggaggaggaggaggaggaggaggagaagaaacaaCCCCAGGAGAGGCAAATGGAGAAGGAGTCAAAAAAGGATGGAAGATATGTCAGCCCATGCTGCAAGTCTGGCCTTGAGTGGAAGAAAAAAGTCAAGGAAGGGAAAGTGGGCCAGAAATATCTTGTTTGTGATGCAGATGGAAGGCAAGTTGACCAAGACATTGAGAAGTCCTTAGGCCAAGGTCACCTTCAAAGGAATCCCAAGACTCCCAGGAATGGGCCTGCCTTGGTATCCCTGCCACACTCAGTGACTGGCTGGGAGCAGCTGGGAGCGACACAGGCATAGTGGAAATGTAGGGATGATTTCAGAGGATGAAGAGGCTATTCAATACATGATTTTGTACAATTAGCTAagcacagtgaagaaaaaaacaagtgtcCTTACCGTACGTcattaaaaatccaaatgatttttttacatgaaagattatgtaagaaaaaaaacaaacaaaaattataaaagaatgtgaagaaaatatgaatgaacCAAAAGACAGAAATGTACTCATGTAGAAATAAGAAGTCTAAATgccggggtgctggggtggcctggttatttaagcatctgactctcagtttcagctcaggtcatgacctctgagtcctgagatctagccccatgtgGGGCGGTCCTGGGAGGGTGGTGAGGAATTGACAGCCGGAgaatgttttctgtttgttgtctTTATTCGCCTTGCCTTGcctcttctttcccctccccaGTCAGGAGCAGGGAAAGGTAAACTGACTCGCAGTCTTGCCGTTTGTGAAGAATCCTCAGCCAGACCAGGAGGGGAAAGTCTTCAGGATCAGGAATCAATTCATTTAcagctttccagttttcccagcctGCAAGAGTATGATAAATCTAGGAAAGAtgattcagaaagagaaaaagaaaaggataaaaacaaagataaaacctCTGAAAAACCCAAGATCAGAATGTTATCAAAAGATTGCAGCCAAGAATACACGGATTCTACTGGCATAGACTTACATGAGTTTCTGATTAACACATTAAAGAATAATTCCAGGGACAGGATGATACTCTTGAAAATGGAGCAGGAAATTATTGATTTCATTGGTGACAACAATAATCATTATAAAAAGTTCCCTCAGATGTCATCCTATCAGAGGATGCTTGTTCATCGAGTGGCGGCTTACTTTGGGTTGGATCACAATGTGGATCAAACAGGGAAATCTGTTATCATCAACAAGACCAGCAACACAAGAATGTAAGCCCATTGctgtatttatttagcattttctttttctcttatggaTTCATTTATAAGAGCAtgttagaaaattcaaaatacatggcatttaaaatgtgaaaaaaaaaattattattattttatctccaCTTAGGGGAGagcctgctcaggattctcttcctctgctcctgtagtgtgtttgctctctctctcactctaaaataaaataaatatttagggatccctgggtggcgcagcggttcggcgcctgccttttgcccagggcacaatcctggagacctgggatcgaatcccacatcgggctcctggtgcatggagcctgcttctccctctgcctatgtctctgcctctctctctctctctctctgtgactatcataaataaataattaaaaaaaagaaaaaaaataaatatttagaaacaaaacagaaaaagaattcaaaatgccagaagaaagaagagaaagtggtACACTATGGATAGAAGAAAGAGGAGTGGGAAGGAGTAGAACTGGAATCCATAAtgtcatttttaaacaatttaatacaaataaagataattcaaaaaaagagagtgagagaacactaTGTACTACTTTTTCTACAAATCTtgaaaattaggggaaaaaacagaTGACTTGTATGCTACTATTaccattaaatatattaaatcagaagttaaaaattttacaaggaaaaaaataggtcCAAGTGGCTTTATGGGAACATTCTGCCAAATGACAAAGAACAGATAATTCTAATACAGTGcaaatttctcaaaagaaaaaggtggAAATATTGACCAAATCATTTTATGTGGTTAGAATAGTCTTAATACCACCAAACAAGAATAggacaagaaagtaaaaaaaaaaaaaaaagtaaaattaaaagtcaatcccatttactaaTACAGATGCAGAATTTCTGAGCCACAGTATTagaaaattgaatccaacaatgtaATTTTTTAGTTTATCATGGCAAAATTGGTTTATCTCACCAACACAAAGATGTCTAACTTTCAGAAAATCTGTTATTACAAATTATTTACTATATTAACaaatgaagggagaaaaacaTCATCTCAAcaggtgcaaaaaaaaatttgctagAGTTTAATACTAAcatgaaaaaatttgaaagtaaCTGAAGAGAACAGTTTTAATCTCATGACAATCTGCAAAAAAGACTACAGTAAACAATGTGCTTAATAAGCAAATTAATGTACTTAATAACAGAATTCTTTCAAAGTCAAGAATGAGACAAGAATGACCacagtcggggatccctgggtggctcagcggttaagtgcctgcctttggcccagggtgcgatcctggagtcccgggatcgagacccgcatcgggctcccagcatggagccagcttctccctcctcctgtgtctctgcctctctctctctctctctctctctctcataaataaataaatctttaagaaaaaaaaaaaaaaagaatgaccacaATCACTGCTTCTATTAAATATTGTGCTGGAAGTCTAACCAGTGTAGCAAggcaaaaatgaaactaaaattactTCTCTGCTTCACACTGAGGGCTTGGGGTTTGGCCGGGGCAGCTCTGTTCCTCCCGTCTCTCACTCTTCAGACCAATGGGTCACAGCTGCAGTATAAGAACATACCTAAGgggcatctgcgtggctcagcggttgagcatctgtctgcctttggctcagggcaagatcctggggtcctgggatcgagtcccacttcaggctcaccacagggagcctgcttctccctctgccaatgtctccctctctctgtctctcatgaataaataaataaataaataaataaataaataaataaatttttaaaaaagaagaagaagaacataCCTAAGACAAAAGCACGAGAGGGCAAGAAGGAACTCACAATTCACCCTAAGACTTGGTCTCtgtattcattatattttctgcATTGTTGATGCTCTGGCATATGAAAGCTTTCCAGTCTTGAgaagagactgcttctccctgggcTGGCTAACTCCTAATGACAGTAAACAACTTAACAGGAAGCATGCGTCTCATGTGCAAGGTGACCACCAGCTTTATCTACATCACCCCGGGGGCCACATACCAGGCAAGGGGACACCACCCCCACAGCCCAAAACCTGCCAGAATTATTCTATCTAGCCAATCCTAAACTGTTTACCCTGCCTTGCCTTTCTCAAGGAAACCCCAATAAAGTTTGTGGTCTCTGCCTTCCCTTCACTCTTTTCCACCTCCTGAACAAAACTGGTCCTTACCTCTGTGGCCCTAAGTGGTATGGCCCATCCCTTTCTCCtggaaaatgttaagaaagcattcttctttcttttctttctttctttttttttttttttttttaagattttatttatttattcatgagagacacagagagagagagagaggcagagggagaagccggctccatgcagggagcccgtcgcgggactcgatcccgagtctccggaatcgggccctgggctgaaggcggtgctaaaccgccgagccacgcagggatcccagcATTCTTCTTTCCATGGCATTTGCCTCTCCTTGCTGACAGCCACCACCATAAATTAAAATCCTATGGGTACAGACAAGACAGTGTCAAAACTTGCACTTGGTAACTTCTACCCAAAATCCATGGTCCAAAGCAACTCCAACATCACTATCGAGTGtggattttacttcttttctgagAACTGCAAAGTACATGGCAAAAGTTTTGAATATGTGGAAGGATGAGaaactggaaataataataaagcctaaCACATCATATTAtagtagtaatttttaaaaagatacctaggaatttCTCTAACAAAGgatattcttgggcagccccagtggagcagcggtttagcgccgcctgcggcccagggcgtgatcctggagaccctagatcgagtcccacgtcaggctctctgcatggagcctgctgcttcctcggtctgtgtctctgcctctctctctctctctctctctctgcatctctatgaataaataaataaaatcttttttttgaagGGATATTTTCATGACCTTTACAGAGATGTGTATGAAGATTTATTCAAAGTATTTTGGAACCTACATAAATGGAGCAATATATCATGTTATTACATAGAAAGACTCAAAACTGTAAAAATGCCCATTTTCTCCAATTAATCTATAATCCAACGCGATTTCAGTCCAAGAGAATTTGGGCAGAAAAACAAGGTGAGGAGTCTCAGCCTGAAAAGCAAGACTTAACggtaattaaaacaatgtgatattggtataagaaaagaaaaaaacacaaggagCCAACTTGAGAGCCCAGAAAAGTACATATGCAGACAATCTCTGTCAGCAGTGCATTTTCAATTATTGGTGCTGATAAACAGCTTaactatgtttaaaaaataaagtaaaatataatccTACCTCATACCATGCATAAGCATCAATTCTATATGGAAAGCACTACatatgaaaaatcaaattttaaaacgttaaggaaaaaaagcatagaaaaaaatctttccgGCCCTAGGTTaggaaaacttcttttttaattttaagtaggctccatatccaatgtgggacttgaactcatgaccccaagatcaagaaccacattccactgactgagccagcagggtgctccaaaaatatttttaaaacaggacCCCAAAAGCATTAACCAGAAAAGGATTGAcaagtattattatatttaaaaactaaacttttaaaaaccaaatggCACTGAAAACAAGCCGCAGACAAGAGAATTCATGTAACAGGCAACAAATTTGTATCCACATTATATAACATCTTTAAGTCAACATTTATaaacaagtaagaaaaagaaaaatagcctcTGCAAAACTTTGGCAGTAAGTTTTGCTAGTAGGCACTTTTCCACAAAATAAGGGGGAAAAGTAAATgaccaattaaaatataaaaagatgctctcCGTTGACATTAATAATAGGAatgcaaaataaactttaaagattttatttatttatttatttatttatttatttatttatttatttgacagagaatgtgagagagagtacacacaagcagggggagaggcagagggagaagcaggttccccactgagcagagagctaaggtggggcttcatcccagaaccctgggaccaggATCTGaccccaaggcaggcgctcaaccgactgaaccacgtaGGCACCCTGCAAAATAAACTTTACAAgcaacattcatttaaaaagttctttttttttttttaaagattttacttgtttattcatgagatacacacacacacacacacagagagagagagagagagagagagagggagggagggagaagcaggctccatgcagggagcccgatgcgggactcgatcccaggtcccaggtctccaggatcacaccctgggccaaaggcaggcgctaaacctctgagctacccagggatccccatttaaaaagttcttagggggatccctaggtgacTCAGCCGtcagcctgcttgtgtctctgccccccccctctctctctctctctctgtgtgtgtgtgtgtgtgtgtgtgtgtgtgtctatcacggataaataaagaaaatcttttttaaaaatttaaaaatttaaaaattaaaaaagaaataaaaaagttcttaaactcggggctcccaggtggctcagtaagctaactgcctgcctggctcaggtcaggatcccgggtccagtgctcagtggggagcctgcttttccctcttcttctgcccttccccacctccccccacctcatactcgctctctcaagtaaataaaatctgtaaaagaattaattaaaaaataaaaattttttaatccttaatggagacaaaagaaaaaaaaaaaaaaaactagagcaAATGGAAAGCCAAACCAAGATCTAGGCTTGGGAGATTAATTCATCTTTCATTATTTAGTTAGACATGctgattctaaagtttttatgaaaaacaatCAAGAATGGCCAgggaaattcagaaataaaagagtaggaaagaaaattaacCCTACAAGGTATGAAAATATACAAGTAAAATAACTCCAAGTATAATGCCAGCAGAGGAATAGATAGAACAATGGAGGAAAattgaaaatccagaaatagacccataagTGATAGAAATTAGTTGATGATCAAGGTGACCCTGTTAAAGGGTCTCTTTCCTTTAGATTTCTGGGTTCTTGCTTACGCCACTTGTAAGAGTGAAGAGGCAGACCAGATGAAGAGTGGGGGGCAGCAAGGCAAAATTTACTGAGCGATAGTAAAGTGATtgagtacaaagctcccaaagaagGAGGGGACCAAGGAGGGTTGCCCCCAGAGTTTCTAAATCTAGGGATTTTTATGAGCTTGTTGGTGGgctgttttaatttcatttaccctccctgcacctgtcatccaatcaggtttttgtcatctatC of the Vulpes lagopus strain Blue_001 chromosome 5, ASM1834538v1, whole genome shotgun sequence genome contains:
- the LOC121491886 gene encoding cAMP-regulated phosphoprotein 21-like, which encodes MTEEGNVIVKSEISNVSSCEAPLRTSCQTSGAGKGKLTRSLAVCEESSARPGGESLQDQESIHLQLSSFPSLQEYDKSRKDDSEREKEKDKNKDKTSEKPKIRMLSKDCSQEYTDSTGIDLHEFLINTLKNNSRDRMILLKMEQEIIDFIGDNNNHYKKFPQMSSYQRMLVHRVAAYFGLDHNVDQTGKSVIINKTSNTRM